From Deinococcus betulae, the proteins below share one genomic window:
- a CDS encoding tyrosine-type recombinase/integrase encodes MPARKSNGEGSLRLRPDGKWELRATLEDATGQKRRISLYGSTRKEVTAKRDALKSDEAAGVLAAPNRHTLETYLTAWLDHVQQELKPTSHQSYKYLVDQHLVPRIGQVQLLKLAPLHVEGLMSGMLRDGLSPRTAGYARAVLRRALQQALRWGLVGRNVAQNVAPPRKTQQEMQAWTPEQAAKFLETAQGDALHPLFYLALMTGLRRGELLGLRWQDVDEAEGKLHIRQNLVIVNHRPQFIDPKTARSRRSVHVAAETMAVLGHQRGHVVAMKGKAGARWEDHDLVFPSSVGTPLGTYTLNRTWWGLIKQAELPRIRFHDLRHTYASLALAQKISPKVVSERLGHANVAFTLQTYAHVYEEEHRAAALDSSQLLAPRSQPAPIKAKPVAAAARRPAVKTVRRRKLG; translated from the coding sequence CGCACGAAAATCAAACGGCGAGGGCAGCCTTCGCCTTCGCCCAGACGGCAAATGGGAGCTGCGCGCCACCCTCGAAGATGCCACTGGCCAGAAGCGCCGCATCAGCCTCTACGGCAGCACCCGCAAAGAAGTCACCGCCAAACGCGACGCCCTGAAAAGTGACGAAGCGGCCGGCGTCCTGGCCGCCCCCAACCGCCACACCCTGGAAACCTATCTCACCGCCTGGCTGGACCACGTTCAGCAGGAACTCAAGCCCACCAGCCACCAGAGCTACAAGTACCTCGTGGACCAGCATTTGGTTCCCCGAATTGGCCAGGTGCAGCTGCTCAAGCTGGCCCCCCTGCACGTCGAGGGCCTGATGTCCGGCATGCTGCGCGACGGCCTGAGTCCCCGTACGGCCGGGTACGCCCGCGCCGTGCTGCGCCGCGCATTGCAGCAGGCCCTGCGCTGGGGGCTCGTGGGCCGCAACGTGGCCCAGAACGTGGCCCCACCCCGCAAGACCCAGCAGGAAATGCAGGCATGGACCCCAGAGCAGGCTGCCAAGTTTCTGGAGACGGCCCAGGGTGACGCTCTGCATCCCCTGTTCTACTTGGCCCTGATGACCGGGCTGCGCCGCGGCGAACTGCTGGGCCTGCGGTGGCAGGACGTGGACGAGGCGGAGGGGAAGCTGCACATCCGGCAGAACCTGGTCATCGTGAACCACCGCCCGCAGTTCATTGATCCCAAGACCGCCCGCAGCCGCCGGAGCGTGCATGTCGCCGCTGAGACGATGGCCGTGCTGGGCCACCAGAGAGGGCATGTCGTGGCCATGAAAGGGAAGGCGGGGGCCCGCTGGGAAGATCATGACCTGGTCTTCCCCAGCAGTGTGGGCACGCCGCTGGGCACCTACACCCTGAACCGGACGTGGTGGGGCCTGATCAAGCAGGCGGAGCTGCCGCGCATCCGCTTCCATGACCTGCGCCACACCTACGCCAGTCTGGCCCTGGCCCAGAAGATCAGTCCCAAGGTGGTCAGTGAGCGGCTGGGCCATGCCAACGTGGCGTTCACGCTCCAGACCTACGCCCATGTGTATGAAGAGGAGCACCGGGCGGCGGCGCTGGATAGCTCTCAGCTGCTGGCCCCTCGGAGTCAACCTGCTCCGATTAAGGCCAAGCCAGTGGCGGCTGCCGCTCGCCGGCCAGCAGTCAAAACAGTGCGGCGCCGCAAACTGGGGTAA